CCCGACTTGCCCTGAATCGCTTCGTGGACAACTGCACTCAGGGGCGTCAGCTCGAAGTTGACTTCGACCACGTATGCGCCATTGCTTTTCGATTCGAGCGGAAGCGAGGCCGCGGGGTAAACCACTGCCGAGGTCCCGATAGAGAAAAACACCTCGGCACGGCGAGCTGCTGCCAGCGCCTGTTCCCACGTTTCCATGGGGAGCATCTCGCCGAACCACACCACATCGGGACGGAACAGACCTCCGCAGGCGCAGCGCGGCAAGCCGGACTGGGGGGTCACGTCCACATCCGCCACGATTGTGCCGCATGCGGTGCAGCGGTTGCGCATGATGTTGCCATGCAGTTCAAGCACGTTCCGACTGCCCGCCTTGCGGTGCAGGCCATCCACATTCTGGGTGATCAAAGAAAAGTCGGGAACCAGCGCCTCCAGTTCTGCCAAGGCAAAGTGGC
This portion of the Calditrichota bacterium genome encodes:
- a CDS encoding NAD-dependent deacylase; translation: MGSLAAFSDELIARLRQARSVAVLTGAGVSAESGVPTFRGPDGLWRKFRPEELATFEAFQRNPELVWEWYQYRRTIIRDIQPNPGHFALAELEALVPDFSLITQNVDGLHRKAGSRNVLELHGNIMRNRCTACGTIVADVDVTPQSGLPRCACGGLFRPDVVWFGEMLPMETWEQALAAARRAEVFFSIGTSAVVYPAASLPLESKSNGAYVVEVNFELTPLSAVVHEAIQGKSG